A window of the Xenopus laevis strain J_2021 chromosome 9_10L, Xenopus_laevis_v10.1, whole genome shotgun sequence genome harbors these coding sequences:
- the tfap4.L gene encoding transcription factor AP-4 isoform X4, translating to MEYFMMPAQKVPSLQHFRKTEKEVIGGLCSLANIPLTPETQRDQERRIRREIANSNERRRMQSINAGFQSLKTLIPHTDGEKLSKAAILQQTAEYIFSLEQEKTRLLQQNTQLKRFIQEFNGSSPKRRRAEDKDEGIGSPDIWEEEKADDLRREMIELRQQLDKERSVRMMLEEQARALEAHMYPEKLKAIAQQIQQQEDGGQTPGEQLKNVDGEEQHLHSQLLPPHLPLAPTHHPTVIVPAPPLPSHHVNVVTMGHSSVISSVSTSRQNLDTIVQAIQHIEGTREKQLQEEELRRAVIVNAPRPCGESDTASDTECDESDAEQSKDDAMGDP from the exons CCTTGCCAACATTCCTTTAACCCCAGAAACACAACGAGATCAAGAGCGGCGGATTCGGCGAGAGATTGCCAATAGCAATGAGCGACGCCGGATGCAAAGTATCAATGCTGGCTTCCAGTCGCTGAAAACTCTTATCCCACACACTGATGGGGAAAAACTGAGCAAG GCTGCAATCCTACAGCAGACGGCAGAATATATATTCTCTTTGGAGCAAGAGAAGACTAGGTTATTACAGCAGAACACACAACTCAAGAGGTTTATACAG GAGTTTAATGGTTCCTCTCCCAAGAGGCGGAGGGCGGAAGATAAAGATGAAGGGATCGGCTCTCCTGATATCTGGGAGGAAGAGAAAGCTGATGACCTGCGGAGGGAAATGATTGAGCTCAGGCAGCAACTGGACAAAGAACGCTCTGTCCGGATGATGCTGGAAGAGCAG GCACGGGCCCTGGAAGCTCACATGTACCCTGAGAAGCTGAAGGCGATAGCTCAACAAATCCAGCAGCAGGAGGACGGGGGACAGACCCCGGGAGAGCAGCTCAAAAATGTTGACGGGGAAGAGCAGCATCTTCATTCTCAG CTGTTGCCACCTCATCTACCGCTGGCGCCCACTCACCACCCCACCGTTATTGTTCCTGCCCCTCCTCTGCCTTCCCACCACGTCAACGTTGTGACTATGGGACATTCCTCTGTAATCAGCTCTGTGTCTACATCTCGACAAAATCTGGACACAATCGTGCAG GCAATACAGCACATTGAGGGCACACGGGAGAAGCAGCTGCAGGAAGAAGAGCTGAGGAGAGCGGTCATCGTCAACGCACCTCGTCCTTGTGGCGAATCGGACACTGCGTCAGACACAGAATGTGATGAGAGCGATGCAGAGCAAAGCAAGGATGATGCAATGGGGGACCCCTGA
- the tfap4.L gene encoding transcription factor AP-4 isoform X3, which yields MEYFMMPAQKVPSLQHFRKTEKEVIGGLCSLANIPLTPETQRDQERRIRREIANSNERRRMQSINAGFQSLKTLIPHTDGEKLSKAAILQQTAEYIFSLEQEKTRLLQQNTQLKRFIQEFNGSSPKRRRAEDKDEGIGSPDIWEEEKADDLRREMIELRQQLDKERSVRMMLEEQQARALEAHMYPEKLKAIAQQIQQQEDGGQTPGEQLKNVDGEEQHLHSQLLPPHLPLAPTHHPTVIVPAPPLPSHHVNVVTMGHSSVISSVSTSRQNLDTIVQAIQHIEGTREKQLQEEELRRAVIVNAPRPCGESDTASDTECDESDAEQSKDDAMGDP from the exons CCTTGCCAACATTCCTTTAACCCCAGAAACACAACGAGATCAAGAGCGGCGGATTCGGCGAGAGATTGCCAATAGCAATGAGCGACGCCGGATGCAAAGTATCAATGCTGGCTTCCAGTCGCTGAAAACTCTTATCCCACACACTGATGGGGAAAAACTGAGCAAG GCTGCAATCCTACAGCAGACGGCAGAATATATATTCTCTTTGGAGCAAGAGAAGACTAGGTTATTACAGCAGAACACACAACTCAAGAGGTTTATACAG GAGTTTAATGGTTCCTCTCCCAAGAGGCGGAGGGCGGAAGATAAAGATGAAGGGATCGGCTCTCCTGATATCTGGGAGGAAGAGAAAGCTGATGACCTGCGGAGGGAAATGATTGAGCTCAGGCAGCAACTGGACAAAGAACGCTCTGTCCGGATGATGCTGGAAGAGCAG CAGGCACGGGCCCTGGAAGCTCACATGTACCCTGAGAAGCTGAAGGCGATAGCTCAACAAATCCAGCAGCAGGAGGACGGGGGACAGACCCCGGGAGAGCAGCTCAAAAATGTTGACGGGGAAGAGCAGCATCTTCATTCTCAG CTGTTGCCACCTCATCTACCGCTGGCGCCCACTCACCACCCCACCGTTATTGTTCCTGCCCCTCCTCTGCCTTCCCACCACGTCAACGTTGTGACTATGGGACATTCCTCTGTAATCAGCTCTGTGTCTACATCTCGACAAAATCTGGACACAATCGTGCAG GCAATACAGCACATTGAGGGCACACGGGAGAAGCAGCTGCAGGAAGAAGAGCTGAGGAGAGCGGTCATCGTCAACGCACCTCGTCCTTGTGGCGAATCGGACACTGCGTCAGACACAGAATGTGATGAGAGCGATGCAGAGCAAAGCAAGGATGATGCAATGGGGGACCCCTGA